The stretch of DNA CCTCGTCGCTCTCTCCCATAGCGGCCCATGTCTTGCGCTTTATTTCTGGGTGGGACTTGATGTCTATCGGCGGCTCCCGGACGGGGAGGGGCTGGTACGGATTGGAGAGCGCGAAGGAGGCGGGGGTGGCAAGGAGGGGTTCGCtgggggtgggggaggagaggaagacgctGTGTATGTGGAGGTGGGGGGACGCGTGGAGATATATCGCCTGGAGGGAGGGGTTTGTGGGCTGGACCGTCAGGAAGGCGGACGCGGTGATGACGCCGCGGAAGTCGAGGTGGAGGACATTGCGCTGGTGGGTGAGCGTGAACCACGTGGCGAGCGGCTCGTCTGCCATCGAGGAGAGTGGCTGGGCGTGGCTGGGGCTCGAGACGCAGGCTAGAGACAGGCTAGAGTGCTCGCCGGGGCAGTTGAGGAGTTGACTGCCAGCATCTCTTATGTAAGCATAGGCACCCGTGTCTTCTAGGCGCGCGGTGCCTGGCGCTCACCGGCTATCTCGCTCACGGCCGAAATGCAAAGTACACTtcactcttctccacaACACAGGATGGCTGACAGCGACGCCCCCCCCCGGCCGCCCACCTTCCAGAGGGCCCTCATAGTGAGTGCGCACCCCTCAGCCACCCCTGACCAGCTTTAGTCCGGCGCCATCTCGGGCCTCTCCGTAGACTTCATGTTCTTCCCTCTCGACACAGTCAAGACAAGAATACAGTCTTCAGCAGGCTTCTGGAGCTCGGGCGGATTCAAGGGCGTCTACCGGGGTGTAGGCAGTGTCGGTCTCGGCAGTGCGCCTGGAGGTGGGGCTCTTGCTTGTCGTGGCGATACTCTCTTGCTGACACCTCGACAGCGtctgccttcttcgtcacGTACGAGGCCCTTAAAAAGCGACTGCCCAAGTATCAAGTGTTTGCCAACAACTCTTCTTTGACGCATATGGTAGCTGCTTCTGGAGCAGAATACGTAAGTAGACGTCTCCCTGTTCCATCGTCTCCAGCTCACATCCACTAGGTCTCATGTCTCATTCGAGTCCCTACAGAGGTTGTCAAGTCTCGTACGCAAGCCGGAGCATATGGTCAGGGCAAGAGCAGTCTCCATTCGGCCATCAGCACCATGAAGTATGAAGGTATCAGAGGGTTCTATCGCGGGTTCGGCATCACACTCACCCGAGAAGTAAGACTTTTCCTGTGCCATTCTTGCTTTCAATCTTACGAATTGCCGTTATAGATACCCTTTACTTCTATCCAGTTCCCTTTATACGAGTTCTTCAAATCCTTTCTTTCCCAGCACTACCTCGGCGGTAAACGGCCTACCTCTTACGAAGCGGCTTTGTGCGGATCTCTTGCTGGCGGCATAGCAGCTGCCTGTACAACCCCGTTGGATGTCGTAAAGACCCGAGTCATGCTCGAAGCCAGAGTAAGTCTCGATTGAATTACTCTCGCGGTTTCCAGCTGACATCCTCACAAGGTCTCGGCATCGGCGTCTGGCGCCAATGTTGTCAACGACGTCCTCCCTCCCAAACAACCGTCGCCATCAgttctctccttccctccccGTCTCCTCAACATCCTCCGCACAGAAGGTCCCACAGCCCTCTTCAGAGGATGGGTGCCTAGAACATTTGCCATCTCCATGGGAGGTGCAGTCTTTTTGGGTATTTATGATTTGGCAAGCAATTTCGGGATCAaagacgaaaaagaagataaagtGGCTTAGAGAAGATTGCATAGAACAACATACATTGCATTGGATATCTACTTTTTTTGGGTCCATCTCGGATTTTTAGTTGGCAAAAGCCTGCAAGCCAGTAATCGCCTTGCCAAGGATGAGAGCTGCGAAAGCCAGTTGTTGGCACGACATTAGTGACTTCAGGTACAAGGCCAGTAGGCCAAATCTCACCATGAATATCCTGCACAATAAAATTTAGCATCTTCTCATGATCAGCGGATAAAAGCCACTCACATTTGTTCCCTCGTAAGTGTTGGCAACTTGTAAATTGGCAGCGTGCCTTCCAATGTGGTACCTGCATAACATGaacacctttttttctttttcaaacCTCTCACACACGCCCCGTCAAACTCACTCATCACTACAAGCGTTTCCACCCAAAATATCAAGCAGTACCCTAGAGTGGTGCAAAGCTTCACCGCAAttgttcctcttcatcatggAAACCATATCGGACGACCATTCCCCTTTGTCCTTGAGCCTGCCGAGCTGGAGAGCACCGAGAAGGCCGAGGGTGGCAGCCGTGGACGCATCAGCAAGCTTCTTTTGAATGAGCTGGAAAGACGCAAGAGGTCGTTTGAACTGGTTTCTGTGGCGGTGGAGATACTCAGCCACAAATTCGGCGGCTCTTGGATAAACATGAAAAAAACTTGCCGTTCAATAGCATAATCCCTAGCTCGGGCGATACAGTCCTCCAAAGCACCCATCACACCCCAGCTGATACCGTATCTAGCGTTGTTTAGACAAGAAAACGGCGATCCCAGACCGTTAGACTTTGGTAAAACGGCGTCATCTGAGACCTTGACGTCCTCCATGAAGATGGATCCTGTGATGGATGCTCGGAGTGACATTTTGTTTTTGATTGCAGGCGCAGAAAGGCCGGCCGTGCCCTTCTCAACCAAGAAACCTCGcaccttgcccttctcACCGTTTTCGACTACTCGAGCCCAAATGACGAACAAGTCGGCCACGGGAGCATTGGAGATCCAGGTTTTGCTACCGTTAAGAACCCACCCGTCGGATGTTTTGGTAGCGGTGGTCTCCATAGAAGAAGGATCAGAGCCGTGGTTGGGTTCGGTGAGACCCTACAACATGAAAGTCAGCAAGGGCAGCAATCGCATCATGGATGGATACTCACAAAGCAACCAATAATCTCCCCAGTAGCTATGGAAGGTCAGCTTATTAACAGTGGGCCCTCGACTTGACCATTTACCGAGTTGAGGAAGGTATTTGTCCTTCTGGGCATCGCTGCCAAATTCATTGATGGGGTGCATGACCACTTCTCCCACGGTAAGCACACATTTCAAAAGCTCATAAACTTGATCTCACATGAAGACTGGACACTCATAGCAGATCGGTATCCTGAATCTACCCTACATTATCAAAATGGTCAGATACAAAATTAGAAATCTTTTGGTCATTCTCACCGTTCGATCTCTCGGGCAATTAGGCCATATGAGACACTGGATACACCAGCACACCCATATCCTTGGATTGTAGCACCCAAAAGTCCAAGCTCGCCCATCTCCCGAAGGATTGCGGGATCAAAGTTTTCCTGTCGAAACGTAATGTCAGCAAGGAGATGATAGAGATTAGAAGACACCTACAGTGCGGTAGGCTTCCGTCACACGGGGAAGGAGTTGGGCTTGGGAGAATGACTTGGCTGTCTCGCTGGGGTGTATCGCACCTGTCAGTTTGATAAAACCAGCGTGGGCGTGGAAAGACAAACTGAATCGCGAGTTCTTCCTctgagaggagagagttCATGTTGAGAGGGTCCTTGATGTTTATCAGCTTAACTTGCACCATTATTGCGTCTTGGCAGACGATGCTGACCAACCTCCCAGTTATACTTTGCGAATTCTGCTCCCAATCAGCTGTCATCTTTGAGAGGGCTTAGTTGCAGAAAGTACTGACTGGAAGTGGAAGCCATTCCTCTCTTTGCAATGACAATGCCCGCTGAGGGTGTTACTTTCCTGAGCAAAGGGCTGATTGACCTTGCGGCTGTCATTTCGTATGTGTGTATGGTTATAGTGGAGTATAAAATTGTGAGAGTCACTGTATGCTTTGTGGAGAAGAAtagcagaagaaggccgcTACAAATGGCAGGTGCGGCGACATGTGCCCCGACGACGTCCCGACAACTCGGGCTCTCTTTAGCCGAGTACCTGTGCGCCTATTTCTTATCATTGTGCACGCCTACTTGTACATTTCGCCGTTGTTGTTGCCATTCTCTCGGCTTTTCCACTTTCAGCAGCGGCAGCCCGTCCACTACATTTCTCCCGCCCCGCTTTCCCCTGTTGTCTCCACGCTACATCCCCGAAACCATGGCGCCACAGCTCTCGACTGCTGCGCCTCGCAACAAACTCGTCATCCGCCGTCTTCCGCCCACTTTGCCCGAAGACATTTTTTGGCAATCAGTCTCAGCATGGATTACTGACAAGAATTGTCTCTGGAAAAGTTTCATAAAAGGAAAGGCAGGCGACAGGTCAGTCGTCTCGGGTTAAATCAAGGAGCTTGCCACTGATAATCTGGCAAGTAATTACGACTCCCACCCCGTCTATTCCAGGGCATACGTGTTGATGGCGGATCCCGAATCCTTGGTAAACTTCCATCGTGCCTTTGATGGACACATCTACAAATCGAAGACTGGCAAGTCGACCCGTCACACCCTTGAGCAACCCTGATGTTCTTGCAGGTTCCGAGTTCCAAGCTGTCGTCGAGTATGCTCCGTTTCAAAAAGCTCCCCTCAAGACGAAAGTGAAAGTTGACAACCGACAAGGTACAATTGACGAAGGTGCGTTATAATCCTCTGGAAAGCAGTGGATCCATTCATCCCAGGTCTACAGATCCAGACTATTTGTCATACATCCAAAGTCTTAATGCGCCAGTCACAAAGCCTGTTCTGGAAGTTGCCAGTACGTGCATTCACAAACAAAACAACAGACTGTGGCTCACTCGAAACAGCGCCGGTCGCCCAGCCCACTACAACTCCCCTCCTCGAGCATCTCCGCTCTCAAAAATCAGCAAGCAAGAACAAGTCCAAGGCAGCCAAGACTGCTCAAAATCAAGCCCAATCATCCGCTACTGCACCTGAATCTGCTCGACGAGCGGCCGCTCTAGCTTCTATCAACGCTGCTTCGCAGCGACGCGGTGGTCAGACAAACACCGGCCCAGTCATGGTGGCTGGGAAAGGTAGAGAAGTGATGATcactccttcttcgacaCCCCCTGTGCCTGATGGCGCTAAGCAAAAGCAGCAGGGCGAACAGGCTCAACAAGGCGCCAAACCCGAGCAAGCggacaaggagaaaaagtcaagaggcggaagaaagaggaataaaggaaaggataaacaaaaggaaggagtgaATAGCGTTCCAAGCGGGCGACAAACTCCTTCAGCCCCATCTACTTCGTCAACGACAACCCAAGCGCCTTTAAGTGGTAGACCTGTACGATCAGCACGCATCGATAATCCAGTCCCTAACATGCCCTCACAGAGCCAATTTGTCCCTGCCCCAAAAACAGCTTCTGGTTCCGCCAGGGCTCCACAGGCTCCAGCAGGAAAATCTGGGCCAGGTGCTGGTAATAACGGCGAACCGAGAGGTAATGAGTCTGGGCGTGGAAGACAACGCGGTGGTAGGGGACGGGGAGGTGGGGGCCAGCCGAAAACATCTTCTGCAGGCCCCCAAGTCAAGATTTTATCACGAAATCCAGTTCCGCCGGTCGGATCGGGTCCCCGGCGTGGCGATAGGGAAGGGGCTGGTTCTGATGCTGGCGCTGCTTTTGCTCGTATCGACATGTAAAGCTATGTTGAAGCGTGCAAACGCGAACAGCATGTGTCTGCTACACAAGCATGTCTCTCAAGCACCATAGATCAAAGCTTGATGCAGACAAACAAATAAACGAGAAGTCGCATTGTGGTGCCTGAATCTGCACTGAGTGCAAGAAGCAAATTAATATGGTCGGACCGAGATAGTTTCAAGTGGCGAATTCTGTTTCACATTTTACCAGCCCCACCCTACACCGGgaggtttttttttcagctTTCTCTGTGGATCATGACGGTTAAACCTTCCGATATCTTTCGCCAATCATCTGCAGGTCATTTTACATCATATTCCGATGCGGACCCACTCTAATGATGTAACCTTCCGATATCTCTCGCCAGTGATCTGCAGGCCGTTTATTTCATGATGTAACCTTCATCTGCAGGCCGTTTAATGATGTAACCTTCCGATATCTCTCGTCAGCCATCTGCAGGCCGTTTGGCATCTCATTCCGATGCGGACCACTCCAATGCGAGAGGATATATATAAAAGGAGACCTTTCGACTGGAAATATCTCTGAGTACTGATCAGAAAATTCTTCACTCTATCACAAAAACCAAGAAACACAAAGCAGACAATATCAACATGCCCGTCCCTGTCACTCCCGCCGCTCAGGATTTCGTTCGTGTCGACGGTAAGTATAAACATATTGGCAAACTTCCAATTGGTTGCTCATAGTCGTTGGTAGACCCCAAGGGTACTAAGTTCGACCATATCTCCGACGCCGTCGATGACATCAATGTGGCCAAGCTCAAGGCGAATGACAAGGACAACGCCTATGACGAGTCCGCTTTCGATTCTGAGAAGGACAAAGCCACTTTCCGTCAATTTGTAGACAGCAATGAGAGTTCGCGACGCTTTTACATGTGAATTCTTGAGTACTTTGTATCGTTCGCTGCAGGACTGACGATTGTACCAGCGAACAACACACCAAGCAAACCGTGGAGTTCAATCTAGAAGCTCGTCGCAAGGCTTTCGAGAAGCCCCGTGCCGTCATGGGAATTTGGGAGGCAATGGAGCTCCTCAACACTTTGGTCGACGCAAGTGACCCCGACACCAGTGCCACTCAGATCCAGCATCTCTTGCAGACCTCCGAGGCGATGCGCAAGGATGGGAAGCCGGAATGGATGCAGGTGACCGGTATCATCCACGACCTCGGCAAGCTCCTTTATTTCTTTGGTAGTGATGGACAGTGGGTGAGTTAACGAACAGACGACTCTGCATGTGGTAGAGCTGTACTGATCTTGCTTTGAAGGATGTTGTTGGCGATACCTTTGTCGTTGGATGCGAGATTCCTACCGATAAGATTGTCTATTCAGACACTTTCGGCGACAACCCCGATCTCAAGCACCCAACTTACTCGACGAAGTACGGTATCTACGAGCCCAACTGTGGTTTGGACAAAGTCATGATCAGCTGGGGACATGACGAGTACCTCGTAAGCCTCTTTCAAGAACCCGATCGTCCGTAGTCAGAATGCTCATGTCAATGATAGTACATGGTCTGCAAGGAGCAGTCATCCCTCCCTCAGGCCGCTTTGAATATGATCCGATATCACTCTTTCTACCCCTGGCATCGCGAGAGGGCTTACACCTATCTTGAAAGTGAGGCAGACAAGCAGACTCTCAAGGATGTTCTTGCCTTCAACCCCTACGATCTCTACTCCAAGTCCGACACCCTTCCTGATCCCGTAGCTCTTCGCCCATATTACGAAGGGCTCATCGCCAAATTCTTCCCTGAGAAGATCAACTGGTAGACGTAGACCTTTGGAGCTCGCTTTTGTATGAATACTTCGATGAATGAATGTACTTGTTTGATGCCAGGCTGTTTCTTTGGTATATCACGCGGTAAAACGCACAATGTTCTTTGAATACCCAACGCCCAACACAATGGATGCATGTTCAAAGTTGTATAAGTTGATGTGCAGTGATATGCGGACACGTTTGACCACCTTATTGTAGCCCTTGATGCAGTGTCTGCTTAGCCTTCCCATTACTACAAGTCCCTCGTCGGAGATCACCAGGACGAGGTCCGAGGAGGGGCTTGTCGCAAAATGTAACTTATGTAACTTTTGGGGGGGACCGTCGGGGTGAATTGGGCCTTTTTCGACCATCTTCAAACGGCCATTGTTTATGCATATGGAGGTATCAAGGCGTAGTATCTAACAAGACGATGATACTGAGGAATCAAACCTTTCTTCCTAGGGATGAATATTGGGCCCATCCATGAAACCGGGCTATTCAGGCTATTATGCATAACGGTCATAAATTCGTGTTCATCTCAAATTAGTAGATTCCGTTGTCCCCACGTGGTTAAAAAGAGCGGCAAGGGCAGCCATAATTGATGGGGTCAGAACTACATGGAGCTGGATCAAGTAGAAGGTAATGTCCACAAGAAATGCATGTCAGTCCTTTGATCGTGATATCAAACCGTGTCCTCTCATTACTTTTAGGCCCTGCGTTTCCAGTCTAGCTCATCCAAGACCTCGGCTAGACGCTCTCTAGACCAGTTTTCGATCAGTCCATTGGTAACGCAATCAAGCTGGGTCTTAGGGCAATGCTATTAACAAGCTTAGTTCCTACATCTGATACAGATGATGAATTACCACCTACACTATCTGCGGGCGGTGGGTCCCTATCTAGATTGGTGGGAAATGAATAACCATCACAAATGGCCTTCAACAATGCttgagaggaggaggctgCCACACCGCCTTCAGCTTTGGCGATGTATTGCTGTACATGGGACCACGCTGCCCGAATGATACTCATCCGATCAACGGTTTCCATAGGCTTGGACCAACATGCTGAAATCTGCAAGAGGTTCCCAATCCGGTACATGTCAGTCGTTTGATTTTCTCCAGCAGCGTGAAATAACGCTGGATTGAAGAATATAGCATCTCCGACTTCAAGCTCGTTTTGAACCATATACTTATGGAAGAATTCGACAAATTCGGGCCGTCGATAAGCCAAGTAGCCATGGTCGAATTGCTGGGAAtagggaagaagctgagtTGGACCAGAGCGGAGAGGCATAGGCGAATGGGCTACCGCCCCTTGCAGAGTGAGCATTGCAGAAGCGATTTGAGATGCTATTGGGAATCGAGAAGCCACCTGCTCGGATTGGAAACCGAGGTCTTTTTGGAGATATTAGCTGGCTGTCTAACAAATTTCTCTTTTTCGGTACTCACGGTAATCTCGGTGCGGTTCCTGCGCCTTTCCACCGGGGCGTATCACGTTGGTCTGAGCTGCTACTTGATAACCTGGGCCTAACCAAGCCTCGGCAACCAGATCTCTGGAAATGTTAGCCTAATCGAAAACAAGTTACACTTACAGCAGCTCGTTGGCGTAGTATTCCACAAAACTACTTGGATCAGCTACAGCATGTTTTTGAAACGAGTTCCAGATCCGATCGTTGTTGCCTGCAGGGGCGAAATGGTCCCCCTTGGCgtgttctttctccttctgaaTGATGTCACTAAACACGCTGTTCGTTCTCCGGATTACATCCAAGTCCTTCACAAAACCTCTGATCACCAGTATACCGGGACCGGAGGATAAACATTGGTGAAACTCTGCCATGAtatcctccttcacctGAATTCCTTTCTTCAGGGACTGGCGCAGTTGGTCTCCAGCATAGATCACCACATTGTTCACAACATCGACAGACAAAGGGTAATCAGAAGCATTCGTAACCTGTCCGCCTGAAGTCTAATCAATCCATGATGTCCAGTCCATCCGTCCGGGTGGCGAAATTACGCACATATTGTCCCAAAACGTTCAATTTCTTGTTTTGGAAACGGTTGCAATAGCCTGGTTCTTGTTTGAACTCGCATAGCGTAATATCGATCTTAGTTTCGAGATGGATGGTTGTGTTGAGGTTTCAACGATAATAAAAGGCGTTCACATCGGATCTTCGGTCCCACAGAAGTATAAAAAGATGTTTCTGGAAGTTTCACCTGTAAAATCTCAGAAGCCTTGTTAATATCCATTGGCGATTCGTTGTTCATGCCATTCGGCAAATCTTGGCGGAAGCTCCAAGCTATCGGGGGATTTTACAGTGCAGAGCGCAGAGCGCTCATACCCAACAACCAAAAAATCCACCGTTCGGCGATCGCCGTTTTTTGGCCCTCCCCAGAAGACCCGCCAAAACGAGAGGCCTTTCCGATATGCAGACATGAACTATATTTAGAATGAATGGAGGGATGAATGAGCGGGCCGGGATTAGAGCCAAACAACGCCAGCTTGTGCGAGGTCCCGTAACTTGGTTCCTAATAACATCGCGTTCAAAAACAAATGAATTTCAACTCAAAACTGACGCGACGTGatcctccttcacccttGTCGTCGTTCTTTCTTGCTGTTTTTGaactcctcatcttcgcaCGTATCATTGTTTTATTTGTAAACAAACCCCATTGGTCTCCAACAGCTCCTGCCATTCCAAA from Cryptococcus neoformans var. neoformans B-3501A chromosome 7, whole genome shotgun sequence encodes:
- a CDS encoding hypothetical protein (HMMPfam hit to Acyl-CoA_dh, Acyl-CoA dehydrogenase, C-terminal domain, score: 121.9, E(): 1.5e-33; HMMPfam hit to Acyl-CoA_dh_M, Acyl-CoA dehydrogenase, middle domain, score: 83.4, E(): 5.8e-22; HMMPfam hit to Acyl-CoA_dh_N, Acyl-CoA dehydrogenase, N-terminal domain, score: 73.6, E(): 5e-19) — protein: MTAARSISPLLRKVTPSAGIVIAKRGMASTSKFAKYNWEDPLNMNSLLSEEELAIHETAKSFSQAQLLPRVTEAYRTENFDPAILREMGELGLLGATIQGYGCAGVSSVSYGLIAREIERVDSGYRSAMSVQSSLVMHPINEFGSDAQKDKYLPQLATGEIIGCFGLTEPNHGSDPSSMETTATKTSDGWVLNGSKTWISNAPVADLFVIWARVVENGEKGKVRGFLVEKGTAGLSAPAIKNKMSLRASITGSIFMEDVKVSDDAVLPKSNGLGSPFSCLNNARYGISWGVMGALEDCIARARDYAIERNQFKRPLASFQLIQKKLADASTAATLGLLGALQLGRLKDKGEWSSDMVSMMKRNNCGEALHHSRVLLDILGGNACSDEYHIGRHAANLQVANTYEGTNDIHALILGKAITGLQAFAN
- a CDS encoding hypothetical protein (HMMPfam hit to Smg4_UPF3, Smg-4/UPF3 family, score: 74.7, E(): 2.4e-19) — protein: MAPQLSTAAPRNKLVIRRLPPTLPEDIFWQSVSAWITDKNCLWKSFIKGKAGDSNYDSHPVYSRAYVLMADPESLVNFHRSEFQAVVEYAPFQKAPLKTKVKVDNRQGTIDEDPDYLSYIQSLNAPVTKPVLEVATPVAQPTTTPLLEHLRSQKSASKNKSKAAKTAQNQAQSSATAPESARRAAALASINAASQRRGGQTNTGPVMVAGKGREVMITPSSTPPVPDGAKQKQQGEQAQQGAKPEQADKEKKSRGGRKRNKGKDKQKEGVNSVPSGRQTPSAPSTSSTTTQAPLSGRPVRSARIDNPVPNMPSQSQFVPAPKTASGSARAPQAPAGKSGPGAGNNGEPRGNESGRGRQRGGRGRGGGGQPKTSSAGPQVKILSRNPVPPVGSGPRRGDREGAGSDAGAAFARIDM
- a CDS encoding hypothetical protein (Match to EST gb|CF184360.1|CF184360; HMMPfam hit to DUF706, Family of unknown function (DUF706), score: 525.4, E(): 5e-155), with translation MPVPVTPAAQDFVRVDDPKGTKFDHISDAVDDINVAKLKANDKDNAYDESAFDSEKDKATFRQFVDSNESSRRFYIEQHTKQTVEFNLEARRKAFEKPRAVMGIWEAMELLNTLVDASDPDTSATQIQHLLQTSEAMRKDGKPEWMQVTGIIHDLGKLLYFFGSDGQWDVVGDTFVVGCEIPTDKIVYSDTFGDNPDLKHPTYSTKYGIYEPNCGLDKVMISWGHDEYLYMVCKEQSSLPQAALNMIRYHSFYPWHRERAYTYLESEADKQTLKDVLAFNPYDLYSKSDTLPDPVALRPYYEGLIAKFFPEKINW
- a CDS encoding hypothetical protein (Match to ESTs gb|CF187718.1|CF187718, gb|CF187717.1|CF187717; HMMPfam hit to Mito_carr, Mitochondrial carrier protein, score: 233.8, E(): 3e-67), which gives rise to MADSDAPPRPPTFQRALISGAISGLSVDFMFFPLDTVKTRIQSSAGFWSSGGFKGVYRGVGSVGLGSAPGASAFFVTYEALKKRLPKYQVFANNSSLTHMVAASGAEYVSCLIRVPTEVVKSRTQAGAYGQGKSSLHSAISTMKYEGIRGFYRGFGITLTREIPFTSIQFPLYEFFKSFLSQHYLGGKRPTSYEAALCGSLAGGIAAACTTPLDVVKTRVMLEARVSASASGANVVNDVLPPKQPSPSVLSFPPRLLNILRTEGPTALFRGWVPRTFAISMGGAVFLGIYDLASNFGIKDEKEDKVA
- a CDS encoding hypothetical protein (HMMPfam hit to PhyH, Phytanoyl-CoA dioxygenase (PhyH), score: 67.1, E(): 4.7e-17); this translates as MRVQTRTRLLQPFPKQEIERFGTICGQVTNASDYPLSVDVVNNVVIYAGDQLRQSLKKGIQVKEDIMAEFHQCLSSGPGILVIRGFVKDLDVIRRTNSVFSDIIQKEKEHAKGDHFAPAGNNDRIWNSFQKHAVADPSSFVEYYANELLDLVAEAWLGPGYQVAAQTNVIRPGGKAQEPHRDYHLGFQSEQVASRFPIASQIASAMLTLQGAVAHSPMPLRSGPTQLLPYSQQFDHGYLAYRRPEFVEFFHKYMVQNELEVGDAIFFNPALFHAAGENQTTDMYRIGNLLQISACWSKPMETVDRMSIIRAAWSHVQQYIAKAEGGVAASSSQALLKAICDGYSFPTNLDRDPPPADSHCPKTQLDCVTNGLIENWSRERLAEVLDELDWKRRA